One region of Chryseobacterium muglaense genomic DNA includes:
- a CDS encoding DUF6122 family protein, translating into MCPPEIALLKTCTHYFLHLAFPAVIAFVFYRNQWKKTYFILLATMLVDIDHLFANPIFDPNRMSVGFHFLHSYYAIAVYFLLLFFKGNLRIIGIGLLFHMLTDFQDFVLWCH; encoded by the coding sequence ATGTGTCCTCCTGAAATTGCTTTACTGAAAACATGTACACATTATTTTTTGCACTTGGCTTTTCCTGCAGTAATTGCCTTTGTCTTTTATCGTAATCAATGGAAAAAAACATACTTTATTCTTTTGGCAACGATGTTGGTTGATATCGATCATTTGTTTGCCAATCCTATTTTTGATCCTAACAGAATGAGTGTAGGATTTCATTTTCTGCATTCTTATTATGCAATTGCGGTATATTTTCTGCTGCTCTTTTTTAAAGGAAATTTAAGAATTATCGGCATCGGTTTGCTTTTTCACATGTTGACCGATTTTCAGGATTTTGTTTTGTGGTGTCATTAA
- a CDS encoding DNA alkylation repair protein, with product METYNQILEALNELSIPEKAAFFPKFFKTGKGEYGEGDLFLGVKVPDQRAVAKEYYAKISLNELSELLSSPYHEHRLTALIMLISKFEKTKDSSVKEEIINFYLKHLDFVNNWDLVDTSCYKILGRYAFENQKESLLRILADSDQMWHKRIAVVGTMHYIKKGSFELTKELVTQNLHHPHDLMHKANGWLLREMGNKNEAELISYLNQYYKEMPRTCLRYAIEKLDEELRQDYLKGRI from the coding sequence ATGGAAACTTATAATCAGATTTTAGAAGCTTTAAACGAGTTGTCTATTCCGGAAAAAGCAGCTTTTTTTCCTAAATTCTTCAAAACAGGAAAAGGAGAATATGGGGAAGGCGATTTGTTTTTGGGGGTAAAAGTTCCCGATCAAAGAGCTGTTGCCAAAGAATATTATGCTAAAATTTCTTTAAATGAATTGAGCGAACTGCTTTCTTCGCCTTATCATGAGCACCGTTTAACGGCTTTAATTATGTTGATTTCTAAGTTTGAAAAAACTAAAGATTCGTCTGTAAAAGAAGAAATCATCAATTTTTATCTTAAACATCTTGATTTTGTTAATAATTGGGATTTGGTAGATACATCTTGTTACAAAATCTTAGGTCGATATGCTTTTGAAAATCAAAAAGAAAGCCTTTTAAGAATACTTGCTGATTCTGACCAAATGTGGCACAAAAGAATTGCTGTTGTAGGAACGATGCATTATATAAAAAAGGGTTCATTTGAACTGACGAAAGAATTGGTCACACAAAATCTACATCATCCGCATGATTTGATGCACAAGGCAAACGGCTGGCTTTTAAGAGAAATGGGAAATAAAAATGAAGCTGAATTGATATCTTATTTAAATCAATATTACAAAGAAATGCCAAGAACCTGCCTTCGGTATGCCATCGAAAAATTAGACGAAGAATTACGTCAGGATTATCTGAAAGGCAGAATTTAA
- a CDS encoding DUF4919 domain-containing protein: MKKLLFLLLSLFFGFCFSQINVEEIKKNVTENPQKYFYDYLKIFKEDPSKLTQAEMNQLYYGSRFLKTEYNMSDYNRDYDQVWKAASKKGISKSKAQKIIVKAETEYSKNPLSTDILASMVNIYNAIGDKAKAQLCRLQNNTIIKTIDESGTGQNENSPICVITAGDMIYFAKPIMMMGRDFKQKDLQTDKDCMMTKYSNGANSLFVKCIGCLNF, translated from the coding sequence ATGAAAAAGTTGCTTTTTTTACTGTTATCATTGTTTTTTGGATTTTGCTTTTCACAAATTAATGTTGAAGAAATAAAAAAGAATGTCACGGAAAATCCTCAGAAATATTTTTACGATTATTTAAAAATTTTTAAAGAAGATCCTTCAAAACTTACACAGGCTGAAATGAATCAACTTTATTACGGAAGCAGATTTTTAAAAACAGAATACAATATGTCTGATTATAACCGTGACTACGATCAAGTCTGGAAAGCGGCAAGTAAAAAAGGAATTTCTAAAAGTAAGGCTCAAAAAATCATTGTAAAAGCTGAAACAGAATATTCTAAAAATCCACTATCCACAGACATACTAGCTTCAATGGTAAATATATATAATGCGATTGGAGATAAGGCAAAGGCACAATTGTGCAGATTGCAAAACAATACCATTATTAAAACAATTGATGAAAGCGGAACCGGTCAAAATGAAAATTCGCCGATTTGTGTAATTACTGCTGGAGACATGATCTACTTTGCAAAGCCTATCATGATGATGGGACGAGATTTTAAACAAAAAGATTTGCAAACGGACAAAGACTGTATGATGACAAAATATTCCAATGGTGCTAACAGCTTATTTGTTAAATGTATAGGCTGTTTAAATTTTTAG
- a CDS encoding cation:proton antiporter: MELYYSFSALIVLASIFAYINYRFLKLPSTIGIMVIAIVVSIILVFFGENFLPKTFGHLNDLMNSIDFTEVLMGAMLNFLLFAGGIHININDLKEQFRPVLIFSTAGVIISTFIVGFGMFYLLPFVGLEIPFIYCLVFGALISPTDPVAVLSVLKQAKVSKSLETKIAGESLFNDGMAVVVFTVVLQLAVGKEVDLGVESIAVLLMKEAGGGLALGVALGWVTSRLMREIDDYIISVLVTLAVVMGGYLVARQLHVSGPLTMVAAGLFMGNFNVKFKMKSITQDYLIKFWELIDEILNAVLFLFIGFELLMIKDLNHYVIPGLLAIVVVLGARFASIWGPAKFMSFRRTFSPQTIKVLFWGGIRGGVSIALAMSIPKNEYSNAILSITYCVVVFSIIVQGLTIAKVANPNKIADEEKELESIALDENH; the protein is encoded by the coding sequence TTGGAATTATATTATTCATTTTCAGCACTTATCGTATTAGCATCCATTTTTGCCTATATCAACTACAGATTTTTAAAACTTCCGAGTACTATCGGGATTATGGTTATTGCGATCGTAGTATCCATCATTTTGGTCTTTTTTGGCGAAAACTTCCTTCCTAAAACATTCGGTCATCTGAATGATTTGATGAACAGTATCGACTTTACTGAAGTTCTGATGGGAGCAATGCTTAATTTTCTTCTTTTCGCTGGAGGAATCCATATTAATATTAATGATTTAAAAGAACAGTTCCGGCCGGTTCTTATATTTTCAACGGCGGGAGTAATTATTTCAACCTTTATTGTGGGGTTTGGGATGTTTTACCTATTGCCTTTTGTGGGGTTAGAAATTCCTTTCATCTATTGTTTGGTATTTGGAGCATTGATTTCGCCTACCGATCCGGTTGCGGTTTTAAGTGTTTTAAAACAAGCGAAAGTTTCAAAGTCATTAGAAACAAAAATTGCTGGCGAATCGTTATTTAATGACGGTATGGCAGTTGTTGTTTTTACTGTGGTTTTACAGTTGGCAGTAGGAAAAGAAGTGGATTTAGGAGTGGAAAGTATTGCTGTTTTATTAATGAAAGAAGCTGGTGGAGGATTGGCTTTGGGGGTTGCTTTAGGCTGGGTAACTTCAAGATTAATGCGTGAGATTGATGATTATATTATTTCGGTTTTGGTTACACTTGCTGTGGTGATGGGTGGTTATCTTGTCGCAAGACAATTACACGTTTCCGGTCCGTTAACGATGGTGGCGGCAGGTTTATTTATGGGTAATTTTAATGTTAAATTTAAAATGAAATCTATTACCCAAGATTATCTGATTAAATTCTGGGAACTCATTGACGAAATTCTGAATGCCGTTTTATTCCTTTTCATCGGGTTTGAATTGCTGATGATTAAAGATTTAAATCATTATGTAATTCCTGGATTGTTAGCGATTGTTGTGGTTCTTGGTGCAAGATTTGCTTCGATTTGGGGGCCTGCAAAATTTATGTCTTTCAGAAGAACATTTAGTCCACAAACCATAAAAGTTTTGTTTTGGGGGGGTATTCGTGGTGGTGTTTCCATTGCTTTGGCGATGTCTATTCCTAAAAACGAATACAGCAATGCTATTTTAAGCATTACTTACTGTGTAGTTGTGTTTTCTATTATTGTTCAGGGGCTTACGATTGCTAAAGTTGCCAATCCGAATAAAATCGCAGATGAAGAAAAAGAGTTGGAAAGTATTGCTTTAGATGAAAATCATTAA
- a CDS encoding DUF4919 domain-containing protein, translating to MNYRILFFLFIIPFFGLSQKTKLDLKNIGKNLTNPTSVYNYDRLIFKYKGLPKSIDSTEAQHLYYGRNFKKDLVSQSGDEFKGLAEAFKNNNFLECIKLGKALYAKDPTNLDVILILLRAYDQTKDMGNFSHHIAQLRLLTDAIKNSGDGKSEKTAYKVNSVGDEYIFLNMMNVGQDYTRASKTLKDGVIDIWEKEENRIYIKVLYLD from the coding sequence ATGAATTATAGAATCTTATTCTTTCTATTTATTATTCCGTTTTTTGGTTTGAGCCAAAAGACAAAACTCGATTTGAAAAATATCGGGAAAAATCTCACCAATCCCACATCTGTTTATAATTACGACAGGCTTATCTTTAAGTATAAAGGACTTCCAAAGTCTATCGACAGTACAGAAGCACAACATTTGTACTACGGAAGAAACTTCAAAAAGGATTTGGTTTCCCAATCGGGAGACGAGTTCAAGGGCTTGGCAGAAGCTTTCAAAAACAATAATTTTCTAGAATGCATCAAGCTTGGTAAAGCTCTTTACGCAAAAGATCCTACCAATCTTGATGTAATTCTTATCTTACTTCGTGCCTATGATCAGACAAAAGACATGGGTAACTTTTCGCATCACATTGCTCAATTGAGGCTTCTTACCGATGCAATTAAAAATTCCGGAGACGGAAAATCAGAAAAAACTGCATACAAAGTAAACAGCGTAGGAGATGAGTATATTTTCCTAAATATGATGAATGTGGGACAAGACTATACCAGAGCTTCTAAAACCCTGAAAGATGGCGTTATCGACATTTGGGAAAAAGAAGAAAACAGGATTTATATCAAAGTACTTTATTTAGACTAA
- the hflX gene encoding GTPase HflX, with the protein MLEKKQHNYEKAVLVGVVTQNQDEDKLQEYMDELEFLAFTAGATVDRRFTQKLTQPDSKTFVGSGKAQEIKEYVKEKGIGTIIFDDELSPSQLKNLEREIEVKILDRTNLILDIFAQRAQTSYARTQVELAQYQYLLPRLSKMWSHLDKQKGGIGMRGPGETEIETDRRIIRDRISLLKEKLKVIDKQMATQRNNRGKVVRAALVGYTNVGKSTLMNAISKSDVFAENKLFATLDTTVRKVVIGNLPFLLTDTVGFIRKLPTQLVESFKSTLDEVREADLLIHVVDISHESFEDHIESVNNILMEINAHQKPMIMVFNKIDDFSYEKKDEDDLTPGSSKNVSLDEWKKTWMAKSKHPAVFISALTKENFPEMKRLIYDEVMKIHISRFPYNDFLFEYFDNDEDEASETED; encoded by the coding sequence ATGCTAGAAAAAAAACAACATAATTACGAAAAGGCAGTTTTGGTGGGCGTTGTCACCCAAAATCAGGATGAAGATAAGTTGCAGGAATATATGGACGAGCTGGAGTTTTTAGCCTTCACAGCTGGCGCTACGGTAGACAGACGTTTTACCCAGAAATTAACTCAGCCCGATTCTAAAACTTTTGTAGGAAGCGGAAAAGCACAAGAAATAAAAGAATATGTAAAGGAAAAAGGGATTGGAACTATTATTTTTGATGATGAATTGTCACCTTCACAGCTAAAAAATCTTGAAAGAGAAATTGAAGTAAAAATTCTAGACAGAACCAATCTTATTCTAGATATTTTCGCACAAAGAGCACAAACTTCTTACGCAAGAACTCAGGTAGAATTAGCGCAATACCAATATTTACTACCGAGATTAAGCAAGATGTGGTCTCACTTAGATAAGCAAAAAGGGGGAATCGGAATGCGTGGTCCCGGTGAAACCGAGATTGAAACCGATAGAAGGATCATCCGTGACAGAATATCTTTATTGAAAGAAAAACTGAAGGTTATCGACAAACAAATGGCAACCCAGCGAAACAATCGTGGAAAAGTCGTTCGTGCTGCTTTGGTAGGATATACCAACGTAGGAAAGTCAACATTGATGAATGCTATTTCTAAATCTGACGTCTTTGCCGAAAATAAACTATTTGCAACGCTAGATACAACCGTAAGAAAAGTGGTAATCGGAAATTTACCTTTCCTTTTGACAGATACCGTTGGTTTCATCAGAAAATTACCGACGCAGCTGGTAGAATCTTTCAAATCTACTTTGGATGAGGTGCGTGAAGCGGATCTTCTGATTCATGTAGTTGATATTTCGCATGAAAGTTTTGAAGATCATATTGAGTCTGTAAATAATATTTTAATGGAAATCAATGCGCATCAGAAACCGATGATTATGGTTTTCAACAAGATTGATGACTTCAGTTACGAGAAAAAAGACGAAGACGATCTTACCCCTGGGTCAAGCAAAAACGTCTCTCTTGATGAATGGAAGAAAACATGGATGGCAAAATCTAAACATCCTGCAGTTTTCATTTCTGCTCTTACGAAAGAAAATTTCCCAGAAATGAAAAGGCTAATCTACGATGAGGTGATGAAAATTCATATTTCAAGATTTCCATACAACGATTTTCTTTTCGAATATTTCGATAATGATGAAGATGAAGCCTCAGAAACAGAAGATTAA
- a CDS encoding META domain-containing protein, which produces MMVSFEGFTKEQLVKNKAEINLTEPAKDGKVRGTAMMGCNSMFFTLEFKSKNRVKISGLGSTMMACQEMNLETEFSKVFEKMTRYEINGHFLTLYDENGTQMKFIAADWD; this is translated from the coding sequence ATGATGGTTTCGTTTGAAGGTTTCACTAAAGAACAGCTTGTGAAAAATAAAGCAGAGATTAACCTTACCGAACCTGCCAAAGACGGAAAAGTAAGAGGAACCGCCATGATGGGGTGCAACAGTATGTTTTTTACTTTAGAATTTAAATCTAAAAACAGAGTGAAAATTTCAGGATTGGGAAGCACAATGATGGCTTGTCAGGAAATGAATTTAGAAACAGAATTTTCAAAAGTTTTTGAAAAAATGACTCGATACGAAATTAACGGGCATTTTCTAACCCTTTATGATGAGAATGGAACCCAGATGAAGTTTATTGCCGCAGATTGGGATTAA
- a CDS encoding S46 family peptidase — MKRIFLLFTFLLGFAQMRADEGMWLLMLVKRLNGVDMQKEGLRLTPEEIYSVNNSSLKDAIVSFGGFCTGEIVSDKGLIFTNHHCGYGAVAAASTPEKDYLKNGFWAKNEKEEFNSKDLYVRFLVRMDDATQRINSKLNNEMSAAQRKAVIDAETKAIQSENSENGKYTVVVRDFFNGNEFYYFVYQDYKDIRLVGAPPSSIGKFGGDTDNWEWPRHTGDFTVFRVYADAAGNPSEFKLTNVPLKPKHFLPVSLKGIKPGDFSMILGYPGRTNRYLTSYGIEQMVTKDYPAWVETSKMAMDIMKKYMDKDKTTQLGYASQYASVANYWKNRQGTIDAVEKNGTITDKRELEKKFNDWSMQPGNEMYDDVLETIQNYYSQVSNRNVERNYASLLMRNAKYIALANSLAPALDAYAKQDMAGRLAMKAKLETAVKDAYDNINTNLEGEMLVSLVNLYQTRVKSDVASQTLMALDTKNLSSLAFSSLFANKTSVTNYIMNPDRLKLDSDPLLKIARGIIADQKVSNDKYVLLDDSFAKNNRLFLAGLMKAMPEKKFYPDANSTMRLTYGTIDTLPVRDDRNYFGVTDNYYTTMEGLVGKYKAGDEEFDLPQRVIALQNAKDYGQYADKAGYLPVNFLSNNDITGGNSGSPVIDGDGNLIGIAFDGNSEALSGDIVFENEWQKTISVDIRFVLWTIDKYAGARRIVDELKLVRDENTPADTGKSKIKIAAPVKKKK; from the coding sequence ATGAAAAGAATATTTTTACTATTCACTTTCTTATTAGGCTTTGCTCAAATGAGGGCAGACGAAGGAATGTGGCTATTAATGCTTGTCAAAAGACTTAATGGTGTAGACATGCAAAAAGAGGGTCTTCGTTTGACTCCGGAAGAGATTTATTCTGTAAACAACTCTAGCTTAAAAGATGCTATCGTAAGCTTTGGTGGTTTTTGTACAGGAGAAATTGTATCAGACAAAGGTTTGATTTTCACTAATCACCACTGTGGTTATGGTGCTGTTGCTGCGGCTTCTACTCCTGAAAAAGATTACCTGAAGAATGGTTTCTGGGCAAAAAACGAAAAAGAAGAATTCAACTCTAAAGATCTTTACGTAAGATTTTTGGTAAGAATGGATGATGCTACACAGAGAATCAATTCAAAATTAAACAACGAAATGTCTGCAGCTCAAAGAAAAGCTGTAATTGATGCTGAGACAAAAGCAATTCAATCTGAAAACTCTGAAAATGGGAAATATACTGTTGTTGTAAGAGATTTCTTCAACGGAAACGAATTTTATTATTTTGTTTATCAAGACTATAAAGATATCAGATTAGTTGGTGCACCGCCATCATCAATTGGTAAATTTGGTGGAGATACAGACAACTGGGAATGGCCAAGACACACAGGAGACTTTACAGTTTTCAGAGTGTATGCTGATGCTGCAGGAAACCCTTCAGAATTCAAATTAACAAACGTTCCTTTGAAGCCTAAACACTTCTTGCCTGTTTCTCTAAAAGGAATTAAGCCAGGAGATTTCTCAATGATCTTAGGATACCCTGGAAGAACAAACCGTTACTTAACTTCTTACGGAATTGAGCAAATGGTAACTAAAGATTATCCGGCTTGGGTAGAGACTTCTAAAATGGCGATGGACATTATGAAGAAGTATATGGATAAAGATAAGACGACTCAATTAGGGTACGCTTCTCAATATGCTTCTGTAGCCAATTACTGGAAAAACAGACAAGGAACCATTGATGCTGTTGAAAAAAACGGTACAATTACTGACAAAAGAGAGCTTGAGAAAAAATTCAACGACTGGTCAATGCAACCAGGAAATGAAATGTATGATGATGTTTTAGAAACAATTCAAAACTATTACTCTCAAGTTTCAAACAGAAATGTAGAAAGAAATTACGCTTCTCTATTAATGAGAAATGCTAAATACATTGCTCTTGCAAACAGTTTAGCTCCTGCATTAGATGCTTATGCAAAACAAGATATGGCAGGAAGATTGGCAATGAAAGCTAAATTAGAAACCGCTGTAAAAGATGCATATGATAACATCAACACCAATCTTGAAGGAGAGATGTTGGTCTCTTTGGTAAATCTTTACCAAACAAGAGTAAAATCTGATGTAGCTTCTCAAACATTGATGGCTTTGGATACTAAGAACTTATCTAGCCTTGCGTTTTCATCTTTATTTGCGAATAAAACTTCTGTAACGAACTATATTATGAATCCTGATCGTTTGAAATTGGATTCAGATCCTCTTTTGAAAATTGCAAGAGGAATTATTGCTGACCAAAAAGTATCAAACGATAAATATGTATTATTGGATGACAGTTTTGCTAAAAACAACCGTCTTTTCTTAGCTGGCCTAATGAAAGCAATGCCTGAGAAAAAATTCTATCCGGACGCAAACTCTACCATGAGATTAACATATGGAACGATTGATACTTTACCTGTAAGAGACGACAGAAACTACTTTGGAGTGACTGATAACTATTACACGACAATGGAAGGTTTAGTAGGTAAATACAAAGCTGGTGACGAAGAATTTGATCTTCCTCAAAGAGTAATTGCGCTTCAAAATGCTAAAGATTATGGTCAATATGCAGATAAAGCTGGTTACCTTCCTGTAAACTTCCTTTCAAACAATGATATTACAGGCGGAAACTCTGGTTCTCCGGTAATTGATGGAGACGGTAACCTTATTGGTATCGCATTTGACGGAAACAGCGAAGCATTAAGCGGAGATATTGTTTTTGAAAACGAATGGCAGAAAACAATAAGTGTAGACATTCGTTTTGTTCTTTGGACAATCGACAAATATGCTGGTGCAAGAAGAATTGTAGACGAACTAAAATTAGTAAGAGATGAAAATACTCCTGCTGATACTGGTAAATCTAAAATCAAAATTGCAGCTCCTGTAAAAAAGAAAAAATAA
- a CDS encoding GLPGLI family protein: MKYKILILLIFNCLILSAQNNKAELEVTYYFKISSDSLKRNNFIESEMILLCNSEKSIYYNPEMAYYYEYLKDFAKKMDLKNLNVNTSRPAIPKVRHNIWKEGSKVTASIPIGMYFYKFYEPDLKWELINEKKRIHNMECNLAKVSTENDVFYAWYNPEVPFSEGPFRFKGLPGLILEVYNENKTIEFTVRSIKKSDRDIEKMASVATIDVQDKKVFFKARDKWLKYPFDNRVSKEREKQGIEDVKKMNVFLD, translated from the coding sequence GTGAAATATAAAATATTAATATTATTAATTTTTAATTGTTTAATCTTATCTGCACAAAACAACAAAGCAGAGCTGGAGGTAACATATTATTTTAAAATAAGTTCTGATTCATTGAAGAGAAATAATTTTATTGAATCTGAAATGATATTACTTTGTAATTCTGAAAAATCTATATATTATAATCCTGAGATGGCTTATTATTATGAATATTTAAAAGATTTTGCAAAAAAAATGGATTTAAAAAATCTCAATGTTAACACTAGTAGACCAGCAATTCCTAAAGTAAGACATAATATATGGAAAGAAGGGTCTAAAGTAACTGCTTCAATTCCTATTGGGATGTATTTTTATAAATTTTATGAACCAGATTTAAAATGGGAACTGATAAATGAGAAAAAAAGAATACACAATATGGAATGTAATTTAGCTAAGGTTAGTACAGAAAATGATGTGTTTTATGCTTGGTATAATCCCGAAGTTCCTTTTTCTGAAGGACCGTTTAGATTTAAAGGTTTACCTGGTTTAATATTGGAAGTTTATAATGAAAATAAAACAATTGAATTTACTGTTAGGAGCATTAAAAAGTCAGATAGGGATATTGAAAAGATGGCTTCTGTTGCTACAATTGATGTACAGGATAAGAAAGTGTTTTTCAAAGCACGTGATAAGTGGTTGAAATATCCTTTTGACAATAGGGTGAGTAAAGAACGTGAAAAACAAGGGATTGAAGATGTTAAAAAAATGAATGTATTTCTTGATTAA
- a CDS encoding spondin domain-containing protein, whose product MKKNILKLATLGLGLMTIFGLSSCDDDDMMMMENSMEKTITFENIVAPKDFVESGSFQGTNTPVIMPGESVSVKFSAGKAQSLMFATMYSASKDWFFASKQPGIKLFDANGNAITGDVSSEVLLWDNGTKDNTTGTAQSNPIAQVPGVTASQLVKLNLSYDIMKSEFTLTITNTSGGTANATPLSPGVWAVSNYNGSQLLNSAPFFTPNTLSNPEITDIAQMGDITKMVMKLNANTGIMTGLSPALVVVYNGNQNPIYQLGQLDSGNGLKEVAQTGDVMKLQTTLKALPNVKGVYIAGNAPVAPGSKVMTNFSYTSGDKIAYVTMFGFSNDWFYANEQNIDANTTGDLTSKTALFDSGTGVNQYPGAGNRQALFGGTPQTESIVISKIGTQYPVPAVQNVLKVTVN is encoded by the coding sequence ATGAAAAAGAACATTTTAAAACTAGCAACGCTCGGACTTGGGCTTATGACAATTTTCGGACTTTCATCTTGTGATGATGACGATATGATGATGATGGAAAACTCTATGGAAAAAACAATTACGTTTGAAAATATTGTTGCTCCAAAAGATTTTGTAGAAAGTGGCAGCTTTCAGGGAACCAATACACCTGTTATTATGCCCGGAGAATCTGTCTCTGTTAAATTCAGTGCCGGAAAAGCACAGTCTCTGATGTTTGCGACAATGTATAGTGCATCTAAAGATTGGTTCTTTGCATCAAAACAACCCGGAATAAAATTATTTGATGCTAATGGAAATGCCATTACAGGAGATGTTTCTTCAGAAGTTTTATTGTGGGACAACGGAACAAAAGACAATACAACAGGAACTGCTCAAAGCAATCCTATCGCTCAGGTTCCAGGTGTGACTGCTTCTCAATTGGTCAAGCTAAATCTTAGTTATGACATTATGAAATCTGAATTTACATTAACCATAACAAATACTTCTGGAGGAACAGCTAATGCAACACCTTTATCTCCTGGAGTTTGGGCAGTTTCAAACTACAATGGTTCGCAATTGCTTAATTCTGCTCCGTTTTTCACACCCAACACTCTATCAAATCCTGAAATTACAGATATAGCGCAAATGGGAGATATCACTAAAATGGTGATGAAACTTAATGCAAATACAGGAATAATGACTGGTCTTTCTCCAGCTTTGGTCGTGGTTTACAACGGTAACCAAAATCCTATTTATCAATTAGGACAGCTGGATTCTGGTAATGGATTAAAAGAAGTTGCTCAGACTGGTGATGTAATGAAACTGCAAACAACTTTAAAAGCTTTACCTAATGTAAAAGGAGTTTATATCGCTGGAAATGCTCCCGTAGCACCAGGAAGCAAAGTGATGACCAATTTCTCATATACATCAGGAGATAAAATAGCCTATGTAACGATGTTTGGTTTTTCAAACGACTGGTTTTATGCTAATGAGCAAAATATTGACGCAAATACTACGGGAGATTTAACTTCAAAAACGGCGTTGTTTGATTCGGGAACGGGTGTTAATCAATATCCCGGAGCAGGAAACCGCCAAGCTTTATTTGGAGGAACGCCTCAGACAGAAAGTATTGTGATTTCTAAAATTGGAACTCAATATCCTGTGCCAGCAGTACAAAATGTCTTAAAAGTTACTGTGAATTAA